One window of Thermococcus sp. Bubb.Bath genomic DNA carries:
- a CDS encoding ATP-dependent DNA ligase yields MRYSELADLYRRLEKTTLKTLKTKFVAEFLKKTPDELLEIIPYLILGKVFPDWDERELGVGEKLLIKAVSIATGVQDKEIEDSVRDTGDLGESVALAIKKKKQKSFFSQPLTIKRVYDTFVKIAEASGEGSQDRKMKYLANLFMDAQPEEGKYMARTVLGTMRTGVAEGILRDAMGEAFRVKPELVERAYMLTSDFGYVAKVAKLQGDEGLSKVEIQVGKPIRPMLAQNAASVEDALKEMGGKAAFEIKYDGARVQVHKNGDRVVIYSRRLENVTKSIPEVVKAIKEALKPEKAIVEGELVAIEDGGRPRPFQYVLRRFRRKYNIDEMIEKIPLELNLFDVMFVDGESLIETEFVDRRKKLEEIVKESERIKLAVQLVTDDAGEAEKFYKRALELGHEGVMAKRLDSIYEPGNRGKKWLKVKPTMEDLDLVIIGAEWGEGRRAHVLGSFLVAAFDQHSGEFVPVGKVGSGFTDEDLVEFTEMLKPLIVREEGKYVEIEPKVVIEVTYQEIQKSPKYRSGFALRFPRYVALREDKSPEEADTLERIVELYELQERFKAKR; encoded by the coding sequence ATGCGCTACTCCGAATTGGCCGACCTCTATCGCAGGCTTGAAAAGACCACACTCAAAACGCTCAAGACGAAGTTCGTCGCCGAGTTCCTGAAGAAGACCCCCGATGAACTCCTCGAGATAATCCCATATCTGATCCTTGGAAAGGTCTTTCCTGACTGGGACGAGAGGGAACTGGGGGTTGGCGAAAAACTCCTCATAAAAGCTGTCTCCATTGCAACCGGAGTCCAAGACAAGGAGATTGAGGATTCGGTTAGGGACACTGGAGACCTCGGTGAGAGCGTGGCCCTCGCCATAAAGAAAAAGAAGCAGAAGAGCTTTTTCTCCCAGCCCCTCACGATAAAGCGCGTTTATGACACCTTCGTTAAGATTGCCGAGGCGAGCGGGGAGGGGAGCCAGGACAGGAAGATGAAGTACTTAGCCAACCTCTTCATGGACGCTCAACCTGAGGAGGGGAAGTACATGGCGAGAACCGTCCTGGGGACGATGAGAACGGGCGTTGCCGAGGGCATACTGAGGGACGCGATGGGAGAGGCGTTCAGGGTAAAGCCGGAGCTCGTTGAGAGGGCCTACATGCTGACCAGCGACTTCGGCTACGTCGCCAAGGTGGCGAAGCTCCAGGGGGACGAGGGTCTCTCCAAAGTGGAAATCCAGGTAGGGAAGCCAATAAGGCCGATGCTGGCACAGAACGCTGCCAGCGTGGAGGACGCACTCAAGGAGATGGGCGGCAAGGCTGCCTTCGAGATAAAGTACGACGGTGCCCGCGTTCAGGTGCACAAGAACGGCGACAGGGTGGTCATCTATTCCCGCAGGCTTGAGAACGTCACAAAATCAATCCCGGAGGTTGTTAAGGCGATAAAGGAGGCCCTCAAGCCGGAGAAGGCCATAGTGGAGGGCGAACTCGTGGCCATCGAAGACGGTGGAAGGCCGAGACCGTTTCAGTACGTCCTGAGGCGCTTCAGGAGAAAGTACAACATAGACGAGATGATTGAGAAGATTCCCCTGGAACTCAACCTCTTCGATGTTATGTTCGTCGATGGTGAGAGTCTCATAGAAACGGAGTTCGTGGACAGGCGAAAGAAGCTTGAGGAGATAGTAAAGGAAAGCGAGAGGATAAAGCTCGCCGTGCAGCTTGTAACCGACGATGCAGGTGAAGCTGAGAAGTTCTACAAGCGCGCCCTAGAACTCGGACACGAGGGTGTCATGGCGAAGCGGCTGGACTCAATATACGAGCCAGGAAACCGCGGGAAGAAGTGGCTCAAGGTTAAGCCTACGATGGAAGACCTAGACCTTGTAATAATCGGTGCGGAGTGGGGCGAGGGCAGGAGAGCGCACGTCCTTGGCTCCTTCCTTGTTGCCGCCTTCGACCAGCACAGTGGCGAGTTCGTCCCCGTCGGAAAAGTCGGCAGCGGTTTCACGGATGAAGATTTGGTGGAGTTCACGGAGATGCTCAAACCTCTCATCGTCAGGGAGGAAGGCAAATACGTTGAGATAGAGCCCAAAGTGGTGATAGAGGTTACCTACCAGGAGATACAGAAGAGCCCGAAGTATAGGAGCGGTTTTGCACTGAGGTTCCCGCGCTACGTTGCTTTAAGGGAGGACAAGAGCCCGGAGGAGGCCGACACCCTCGAGAGGATAGTGGAACTCTACGAACTCCAAGAGAGGTTCAAGGCGAAGAGATGA
- a CDS encoding beta-CASP ribonuclease aCPSF1, producing MIRRETFVDDILKDIRAVISQMVPREARVTEVEFEGPELVIYVKNPEEIMRDGDLIKNLAKVLKKRISVRPDPEILLPPEKAEEMIMQIVPPEAEITNISFDPSVGEVIIEARKPGLVIGKNGETLREITQRVHWAPRAVRTPPIQSQTIYSIRQILQAEAKDRRKFLRQVGRNIYRKPEYKSRWIRVTGLGGFREVGRSALLVQTDESYVLVDFGVNVAALKDPTKAFPHFEAPEFRYVLDEGLLDAIIITHAHLDHSGMLPYLFRYKLFDGPIYTTPPTRDLMTLLQQDFIEIQHMNGVEPLYRPRDIKEVVKHTIPLDYGEVRDIAPDIRLTLHNAGHILGSAIVHLHIGNGLHNIAVTGDFKFIPTRLLEPAVSRFPRVETLIMESTYGASNDYQMPRDEAEKRLIEVIHDTIKRGGKVLIPAMAVGRAQEIMMVLEEYARVGGLEVPIYLDGMIWEATAIHTAYPEYLSKRLREQIFHEGYNPFLNPVFKSVANSKERQDIIDSGEPAIIIATSGMLVGGPSVEYFKQLASDPKNSMIFVSYQAEGTLGRQVQRGLREIPLVGEDGKTEVVNVNMQIHTIDGFSGHADRRELISYVARLRPRPERIITVHGEAHKCLDLASSVHKKFNLSTRAPSNLDAIRLK from the coding sequence TTGATCAGAAGGGAAACTTTTGTCGATGACATTCTCAAGGATATTAGGGCAGTGATAAGCCAGATGGTGCCCAGAGAGGCTAGGGTCACGGAGGTGGAGTTCGAAGGGCCAGAGCTCGTCATATACGTCAAAAACCCCGAGGAGATAATGCGCGATGGGGACCTGATAAAGAACCTCGCCAAGGTTCTGAAGAAGCGCATAAGCGTTCGCCCTGACCCAGAAATACTCCTTCCGCCGGAGAAGGCGGAGGAGATGATAATGCAAATAGTGCCGCCGGAGGCGGAGATAACGAATATAAGCTTCGACCCTTCTGTCGGGGAGGTCATAATAGAGGCCAGAAAACCCGGTCTCGTCATAGGAAAGAACGGCGAGACCCTCAGGGAGATAACGCAACGGGTTCACTGGGCCCCAAGGGCCGTGAGAACCCCGCCGATCCAGAGCCAGACCATCTATTCGATAAGGCAGATCCTCCAGGCCGAGGCGAAGGACAGGAGAAAGTTCCTCCGCCAGGTCGGCAGGAACATCTACCGCAAGCCGGAGTACAAGAGCAGATGGATAAGGGTCACTGGCCTTGGGGGGTTCCGCGAGGTCGGCAGGAGCGCCCTCCTGGTCCAGACGGATGAGAGCTACGTTCTGGTGGATTTTGGTGTCAACGTGGCCGCCCTCAAAGACCCCACCAAAGCCTTCCCGCATTTTGAGGCCCCGGAGTTCCGCTACGTCCTCGATGAGGGCCTCCTCGATGCCATAATCATCACCCACGCTCACCTAGACCACAGCGGTATGCTCCCGTACCTCTTCCGCTACAAGCTCTTCGATGGGCCGATCTACACGACTCCACCGACAAGGGATCTCATGACCCTCCTCCAGCAGGACTTCATTGAAATCCAGCACATGAACGGCGTTGAACCGCTTTACAGGCCGAGGGACATCAAGGAGGTCGTGAAGCACACCATTCCGCTCGACTACGGCGAGGTCAGGGACATAGCACCGGACATAAGGCTCACCCTCCACAACGCTGGCCATATACTGGGCTCGGCCATAGTTCACCTCCACATTGGAAACGGCCTTCACAACATAGCGGTCACCGGCGACTTCAAGTTCATTCCGACGAGGCTCCTTGAACCAGCAGTCTCGCGCTTCCCGCGCGTTGAGACCCTCATAATGGAGTCGACCTACGGAGCCAGCAACGACTACCAGATGCCGCGCGACGAAGCCGAGAAGAGGCTCATAGAGGTCATTCACGACACGATAAAGCGCGGTGGGAAGGTTCTCATCCCAGCGATGGCCGTTGGAAGGGCCCAGGAGATAATGATGGTTCTCGAAGAGTACGCCCGCGTCGGAGGCCTCGAAGTCCCGATATACCTCGACGGAATGATATGGGAGGCCACCGCCATCCACACGGCCTATCCGGAGTACCTGAGTAAGAGGCTGAGGGAGCAGATATTCCACGAGGGCTACAACCCCTTCCTGAACCCCGTGTTCAAGAGCGTCGCCAACAGCAAGGAGAGGCAGGACATCATAGACTCAGGAGAGCCGGCAATAATCATAGCAACGTCGGGTATGCTCGTCGGCGGACCGAGCGTGGAGTACTTCAAGCAGCTCGCCTCGGATCCAAAGAACAGCATGATATTCGTCAGCTACCAGGCCGAGGGAACCCTCGGAAGGCAGGTGCAGCGCGGTCTCCGCGAAATACCGCTCGTTGGAGAGGATGGCAAGACGGAGGTCGTCAACGTCAACATGCAGATACACACCATAGACGGTTTCTCCGGCCACGCGGACAGAAGGGAGCTGATAAGTTACGTCGCAAGGCTCAGGCCAAGGCCGGAGAGGATAATCACCGTCCACGGTGAGGCTCACAAGTGCCTTGACCTCGCTTCAAGCGTACACAAGAAGTTCAACCTCTCCACAAGGGCCCCGAGCAACCTCGACGCCATAAGGCTCAAGTGA